In Trichocoleus desertorum NBK24, the following are encoded in one genomic region:
- a CDS encoding caspase family protein → MSRDALVVGINAYQYLPSLNAPARDAEAIAQQLQTYGEFRVTRLPEIVATDNVSGTVQTKVGLKTQVTLRELEAALIRLFKPKGNNIPHTALFYFSGHGLQKDAGIQEGYLALGDSNPEVGFYGLSLFWLRRLLQESPVRQRIIWLDCCHSGELFNMLEADPGAYAGTDRLFMAASREYETAYESLDSAYSVFTQAVLKGLDPKRNEAGVVTNYSLTHAVSNALKAEVQQPLFENSGSEIILTRCTNPPKTILSVKSQTICPYRGLEFFDESHAEYFFGREDLTDQLIDKLRHGKFVAVVGASGSGKSSLLRAGLIHELRKGNKFSGSDRWQIKLITPGEHPLRSLAHAFIDPQATGLERAEQLRRAEAFLKEGGSGLAQLAQASAIASQKDTETHSSAKSRLVLIIDQFEEVFTLGQGPQSEQERYRFFNCLVGALQDAGHYLSIVIGLRADFFGKCSLYNQLAQKIEQNLVTVTPLTYEQIKATIVRPAQKVGLVCEPNLIYTMLLDVVGAPGELPLLQYTLLELWERRQEGEHGEPSRLTLNAYTELGGVRGTLQKRATEIFCSLAPEEQRVAQRIFLALTQLGEGTEDTRRRILKAELISPRFPAELVEQVLEKLIVAKLVVTNQVPASTSQVDETGDPLTLLHPNPPLSTALRFAQTNQDTSRPWTRNSNAAMGSLRSAYSSITGANLPVERNLTSANSAWPPSGSLASALYYETVDVAHEALIRNWSLLRMWLDENREMLRRQRRIEQATREWQRAEQPLEAEYLLRGGRLIDAEDFLHSYPDELSALAQQYVAVSQEESHKAQKESRVLQIAVPCALLMALTVSFNQYRTAVSNQAEKDYQIQVATSRQRAAIAQTILQESDGDPTAALLISRLAAEGGKPTYEAEASLRAALQKLQLQVELRGHQGAVHQVAFSPSQNRIATAGADGTIRIWSLQSQTTERILQWDAPSPAARPSKANPAASATSAPSAITALAFSPDGKQLAAIAKGTRQVRIWAVDSGAPVLQFTGFTGEVGRIAFSPQGQWFAAASADQMVRVWQLETGKLQTQIRHQSPINSIQFSSDGRSLLTASADGKAQIWQVATGRVQKALQHPGSVNQAAFSQGGQWIATACDDGQARLWSAKTGQLQRTFSHAEDAVSGLERSSAAALPLANAVPGSTDKSIDKSGKSTAKPVGKVGKSDRPWSHQLKLSQATPHPVPHQTQAAPIIQVIFSPDEKLLATADPSQQVRLWNLRSGQAATKLVPAQDQPTMIRYAGPEPITFSPDGDYILTTTRNQVGDRTTAYTAHLWDVYTGREVSVLRGHQGAIGAAQFSPDGAYIATASEDSVVRLWATQPGGELPTLAMPEAPIQWATFLQPSTSDTKNGILTAQAEPRGTLELLWSLPSRLNSRLTNAAFSPGVQSGFNRNLASSTSIVPNLLSRMVTASAEGSLQAWHLSGNPIAGHALKTTTAERFGVSITNQATQSQMQLTQALLSRFASGATFSALALSPDGQTLAVAKSDGWIEILQMLSDQKPRLLRRFQSLEALKPQVDANATASRPVAIRQMSFSPDSQKLLGLGDDLTVRLWDVVSGQQLQNLQGHHATIEQAHFSSDNQQVITASWDRTARIWDVASGKLVRLLPHQDVVSSAFFSPDNQLVATASWDGTARVFDAATGVLRVILTGHRGPVLDAEFSPDGRSLVTASADGTARLWETQTGTEQAQLRPSGTSNEPIRVRRAFFSPDGQYVATLGDDGKVRLWAATWDVLLKLARDRTLRQLTPEECIRYLRLGSTDCSALSIPEADVQEVKGAAPKGAIAVQSPN, encoded by the coding sequence ATGTCGCGGGATGCTTTAGTTGTCGGAATCAATGCCTATCAATACTTGCCTAGCCTTAATGCTCCAGCGCGAGATGCCGAGGCGATCGCTCAACAATTGCAAACTTATGGTGAATTCCGAGTTACACGTTTACCAGAAATTGTGGCGACTGACAATGTTTCTGGAACGGTGCAGACGAAAGTAGGTCTCAAAACTCAAGTGACTCTGCGAGAGTTAGAGGCAGCTCTGATTCGACTTTTTAAGCCCAAGGGTAACAACATTCCTCACACAGCCTTGTTCTACTTTTCGGGGCATGGTTTACAGAAAGATGCGGGGATTCAGGAAGGATACTTAGCCCTGGGCGACTCTAATCCAGAGGTAGGGTTTTACGGTTTATCTCTGTTTTGGCTGCGACGACTCCTGCAAGAAAGTCCCGTACGACAGCGCATCATTTGGCTCGATTGCTGCCATAGTGGTGAACTATTCAATATGTTGGAGGCTGATCCCGGTGCTTATGCGGGTACCGATCGCCTATTTATGGCAGCTTCGAGAGAATACGAGACAGCCTATGAGTCACTCGATAGTGCCTACAGTGTTTTTACCCAAGCAGTCTTAAAGGGACTTGATCCTAAAAGGAATGAGGCTGGGGTCGTCACTAATTATTCGCTGACCCATGCGGTGAGCAATGCACTCAAAGCAGAAGTGCAACAACCGCTATTTGAAAACTCTGGTAGCGAGATTATTCTCACACGTTGTACCAATCCACCCAAAACTATACTCAGCGTTAAATCTCAAACGATCTGCCCCTACCGAGGTCTAGAGTTTTTTGATGAATCTCATGCCGAGTATTTTTTTGGTCGCGAAGATCTAACCGACCAACTGATTGACAAGCTACGGCATGGCAAGTTTGTGGCCGTGGTGGGGGCATCGGGTAGCGGTAAATCGTCGCTGCTGCGGGCAGGCTTAATCCATGAGTTACGCAAGGGTAATAAGTTTTCGGGGAGCGATCGCTGGCAGATTAAGCTGATTACCCCTGGTGAACATCCGCTGAGAAGTTTGGCTCATGCGTTCATTGATCCGCAAGCTACAGGTCTGGAACGGGCCGAGCAGTTGCGCCGAGCTGAAGCTTTTCTCAAAGAGGGTGGCTCTGGTCTAGCCCAATTGGCTCAAGCCAGCGCGATCGCTAGCCAAAAGGATACAGAAACCCACAGCTCTGCTAAATCTCGCTTAGTTTTGATCATTGATCAGTTCGAGGAAGTCTTTACCCTGGGGCAGGGGCCACAGTCCGAGCAGGAGCGTTACCGTTTCTTCAACTGCTTGGTCGGGGCATTGCAAGACGCAGGACACTATCTCAGTATTGTGATTGGCTTGCGGGCTGACTTTTTTGGCAAATGCTCCCTCTACAATCAGCTGGCGCAGAAAATTGAGCAAAATCTAGTTACCGTCACTCCGCTGACCTATGAGCAAATCAAGGCGACGATTGTGCGTCCTGCCCAAAAAGTTGGGCTGGTCTGTGAGCCGAATTTGATTTACACCATGTTGTTAGATGTGGTAGGTGCGCCAGGAGAGTTGCCCCTGCTCCAGTACACGCTGCTAGAGCTATGGGAGCGGCGACAAGAAGGTGAGCATGGGGAGCCATCTCGCCTGACTCTCAATGCCTATACCGAATTAGGTGGGGTTCGGGGCACCTTGCAAAAACGAGCCACTGAAATTTTCTGTAGTCTTGCTCCAGAAGAACAGCGAGTGGCCCAGCGGATTTTTCTGGCGCTGACTCAATTGGGCGAAGGCACAGAAGACACCCGTCGTCGCATTCTGAAAGCAGAACTGATCAGCCCTCGCTTTCCTGCCGAGCTGGTAGAACAAGTCCTGGAAAAGCTGATAGTTGCCAAGTTGGTCGTGACGAATCAAGTCCCAGCTAGCACCTCCCAGGTGGATGAGACGGGAGATCCATTGACCCTTCTGCACCCGAATCCACCTCTCTCAACTGCTTTACGGTTTGCCCAAACCAACCAAGACACATCTAGACCTTGGACTCGGAACTCCAACGCTGCAATGGGCTCACTCCGGTCAGCCTACTCAAGCATCACCGGAGCGAATTTGCCAGTAGAACGAAACTTGACTAGTGCTAACTCTGCTTGGCCGCCCTCTGGCAGCTTAGCTTCAGCCCTGTATTACGAAACGGTTGATGTCGCCCATGAAGCGCTGATTCGTAACTGGTCTTTGTTGCGAATGTGGTTAGATGAAAACCGCGAAATGTTACGGCGACAGCGGCGCATCGAACAAGCAACCCGTGAATGGCAACGAGCTGAACAACCCCTAGAGGCGGAGTATTTGCTCCGAGGTGGCCGCCTCATTGATGCAGAAGACTTCTTGCATAGCTACCCAGATGAACTGTCTGCTTTAGCGCAACAATATGTGGCAGTGAGCCAGGAGGAAAGCCATAAGGCTCAAAAGGAGTCCAGGGTTCTGCAAATTGCCGTGCCTTGTGCGCTATTGATGGCACTGACAGTTTCGTTTAATCAATACCGTACGGCTGTGAGTAATCAAGCCGAGAAGGACTACCAAATTCAAGTAGCCACATCGCGGCAAAGAGCGGCGATCGCCCAAACCATTTTGCAAGAATCAGATGGAGATCCCACCGCTGCCTTGCTGATTAGTCGCTTAGCTGCAGAGGGCGGAAAACCTACCTATGAGGCAGAAGCCAGCTTGAGAGCCGCTTTGCAAAAATTGCAGCTACAAGTTGAACTCCGAGGCCATCAAGGGGCGGTGCATCAGGTCGCCTTTAGCCCCAGCCAAAACCGAATTGCCACCGCCGGAGCAGATGGCACAATTCGCATTTGGTCGCTGCAATCTCAAACGACCGAACGCATTCTGCAATGGGATGCTCCTAGCCCTGCTGCCCGTCCCAGCAAAGCAAATCCAGCAGCCTCAGCCACCTCTGCTCCATCCGCGATTACAGCCTTAGCTTTTAGCCCCGACGGTAAGCAGTTGGCAGCGATCGCCAAAGGGACGCGGCAAGTCAGAATTTGGGCGGTTGACTCTGGAGCGCCTGTGTTGCAATTCACAGGATTTACTGGAGAAGTAGGACGAATTGCCTTTAGTCCTCAAGGGCAATGGTTTGCCGCTGCAAGTGCCGATCAGATGGTGCGAGTGTGGCAACTCGAAACTGGAAAATTGCAAACCCAAATCAGACATCAAAGCCCGATTAACAGTATTCAATTTAGTTCCGATGGGCGATCGCTCCTGACGGCCAGCGCGGATGGTAAAGCGCAAATTTGGCAAGTCGCGACTGGGCGAGTGCAGAAAGCGTTACAGCATCCGGGATCAGTGAACCAAGCTGCTTTTAGCCAGGGTGGACAGTGGATTGCTACTGCCTGCGATGATGGTCAGGCCCGCCTGTGGAGTGCCAAAACGGGTCAACTGCAACGAACTTTCTCTCATGCAGAGGATGCGGTCAGCGGATTGGAGCGAAGCTCAGCGGCGGCATTGCCTCTCGCAAACGCGGTTCCCGGATCAACAGACAAATCAATCGATAAATCGGGTAAATCAACCGCTAAACCAGTAGGTAAAGTAGGTAAAAGCGATCGCCCTTGGTCTCACCAACTTAAGCTGTCGCAGGCAACGCCTCATCCAGTACCGCATCAAACGCAGGCGGCTCCCATCATTCAAGTGATTTTCAGCCCCGATGAGAAATTGCTGGCGACGGCTGATCCTAGCCAGCAAGTGCGACTCTGGAACCTCCGCTCTGGACAGGCAGCAACCAAGTTAGTGCCTGCTCAAGACCAACCCACCATGATTCGCTATGCAGGGCCAGAGCCGATTACCTTTAGTCCGGATGGCGACTATATTCTGACGACGACCCGGAATCAGGTTGGCGATCGCACTACGGCTTATACCGCACATTTGTGGGATGTCTATACCGGACGAGAAGTGAGTGTATTGCGAGGGCATCAAGGCGCAATCGGTGCGGCACAGTTTAGTCCGGATGGCGCTTATATTGCCACAGCAAGTGAAGATAGTGTCGTGCGCCTGTGGGCTACCCAACCCGGTGGCGAACTGCCGACTCTAGCCATGCCGGAAGCACCAATTCAGTGGGCCACGTTTCTACAGCCCTCAACATCCGACACGAAAAATGGGATACTGACCGCTCAAGCTGAGCCACGCGGGACATTAGAACTATTGTGGTCCTTGCCTTCGCGGTTAAACTCTCGCCTGACAAATGCAGCTTTTTCTCCCGGTGTTCAGTCTGGTTTCAATCGTAATCTTGCCAGCTCGACCTCAATCGTTCCTAACTTGCTCAGTCGGATGGTGACCGCTAGTGCCGAAGGCAGCTTACAAGCTTGGCATCTGTCTGGCAACCCCATCGCGGGACATGCTTTGAAAACAACGACTGCGGAGCGATTCGGGGTGTCAATCACCAACCAGGCAACTCAATCTCAGATGCAATTGACCCAGGCTTTGTTGAGCCGCTTTGCCTCTGGGGCAACTTTCAGTGCTCTGGCTCTGAGCCCTGATGGTCAAACTCTGGCGGTGGCTAAGAGTGATGGTTGGATTGAAATTTTGCAGATGCTAAGTGACCAGAAGCCGCGATTGTTAAGACGGTTTCAAAGTTTAGAAGCGTTAAAACCACAGGTGGATGCCAATGCAACAGCTAGTAGACCTGTGGCGATCCGACAAATGAGTTTTAGCCCAGACAGCCAGAAACTTTTGGGGCTGGGGGACGATTTAACGGTGCGGTTGTGGGATGTCGTTTCAGGGCAACAGTTGCAGAATTTGCAGGGACATCATGCCACCATTGAGCAGGCGCACTTTAGTTCCGACAATCAACAAGTAATTACCGCAAGTTGGGATCGCACCGCCCGCATTTGGGATGTGGCATCGGGGAAATTAGTGCGCTTGCTGCCGCACCAAGATGTAGTTAGCAGTGCCTTTTTTAGCCCAGACAATCAACTGGTCGCGACTGCAAGCTGGGATGGTACAGCCAGGGTGTTTGACGCTGCTACGGGAGTACTGCGGGTCATCCTCACAGGGCATCGGGGGCCTGTGTTAGACGCTGAGTTTAGTCCAGATGGGCGATCGCTCGTGACGGCCAGTGCAGATGGTACGGCTCGCCTGTGGGAGACCCAAACGGGCACTGAACAAGCTCAACTGCGGCCCTCTGGCACGAGCAACGAACCTATCCGGGTGCGTCGAGCCTTCTTTAGCCCTGATGGTCAGTACGTTGCGACCTTAGGCGATGATGGCAAAGTGAGGCTGTGGGCTGCAACTTGGGACGTTTTACTCAAGTTGGCTCGCGATCGCACCTTGCGCCAACTAACCCCTGAAGAGTGCATTCGCTACTTACGCCTTGGCTCTACCGATTGCTCAGCCCTCTCAATTCCAGAAGCGGATGTTCAAGAAGTTAAAGGAGCAGCACCGAAGGGGGCGATCGCCGTTCAAAGTCCTAACTAA
- a CDS encoding metallophosphoesterase family protein translates to MSESTRRRIFIGDVHGHYDGLMTLLEAIAPDEDDQVYFLGDLIDRGPRSAQVVDFVQKSDYYCLLGNHEQLMIDAFPKGRAFGPGLQAWLYSGGQATVASYKNMDLLAEHLEWIKTLPMYMDLGDIWLVHAGVHPELPLADQTSHEFCWIREEFHSIHKPYFSDKLIVTGHTITFTLPGVSPGALAQGRGWLDIDTGAYHQKSGWLTGVDITNRRVYQVNVWQPEVRTMPLDEAITQVEPSQIIARHQMLRS, encoded by the coding sequence ATGAGCGAATCTACCCGCCGCCGCATTTTCATCGGGGATGTGCATGGTCATTATGATGGCTTGATGACTTTGCTGGAGGCGATCGCTCCTGATGAAGATGACCAAGTTTATTTTTTGGGCGACCTAATCGATCGAGGTCCACGCAGCGCCCAAGTGGTTGACTTTGTGCAGAAAAGCGACTACTACTGCCTGCTGGGAAATCATGAGCAACTGATGATTGATGCTTTCCCGAAGGGACGAGCGTTTGGTCCAGGCTTACAGGCTTGGCTCTATAGCGGCGGCCAAGCGACGGTGGCTAGCTACAAGAACATGGATTTACTAGCAGAGCACTTGGAGTGGATCAAGACTCTGCCCATGTACATGGATTTAGGAGATATTTGGTTGGTGCATGCGGGTGTACATCCGGAGTTGCCCCTCGCAGACCAAACCTCTCATGAATTTTGCTGGATTCGAGAAGAATTTCACAGCATTCATAAGCCTTATTTCTCAGATAAATTAATTGTGACGGGGCACACAATTACCTTCACATTGCCAGGGGTGTCTCCTGGAGCACTAGCTCAAGGGAGAGGATGGTTAGATATTGACACGGGAGCCTATCACCAAAAGAGCGGCTGGCTTACTGGGGTCGATATTACCAATCGTCGGGTTTATCAAGTCAATGTCTGGCAACCAGAAGTGAGAACAATGCCCTTGGATGAAGCCATTACCCAAGTGGAGCCTTCCCAAATTATTGCCCGCCACCAAATGCTGCGTTCTTAA
- a CDS encoding M48 family metallopeptidase yields the protein MLNRFSLPARRSVRRWLYPFISFAIALGLVVGSPSPSPALPWADLIFRGVQIIQLSKISDREEVAIGRQINQQLVNSEFRLYRNRAINEYVDQIGQRLVAKSERPQIRYIFQVVEDDRVNAFATAGGYVYVTTGLMRTADNEAQLASVLGHEAGHIEGRHLLQQMRQTAIARGVATAAGLDRSTLAAIGVELALKRPNSRQDEFEADERGLRILSRAGYAPSAMVAFMEKLLRGGSLPTFLSTHPNTKDRIEALKRSINTTNTTTSTTTSNTSNTGSTISSSNGLDNAAYKAKIQPLLSRS from the coding sequence ATGCTCAACCGCTTTTCTCTTCCCGCTCGACGCTCTGTTCGCCGCTGGCTTTATCCTTTCATTTCCTTTGCGATCGCCCTAGGGCTAGTTGTGGGTTCTCCCAGTCCGAGTCCTGCTCTACCTTGGGCGGACTTAATTTTCCGAGGCGTGCAAATTATTCAGCTCTCCAAGATCTCTGATCGCGAAGAGGTGGCTATTGGTCGCCAAATCAATCAGCAGTTAGTGAATAGCGAGTTTCGGCTCTATCGCAATCGAGCTATTAACGAATATGTCGATCAAATTGGTCAGCGATTAGTAGCTAAGAGCGAGCGTCCTCAGATCCGTTACATCTTTCAAGTGGTGGAGGATGACCGGGTCAATGCCTTTGCCACGGCAGGCGGATACGTTTATGTCACCACAGGTTTGATGAGAACCGCAGATAATGAAGCCCAGCTAGCCAGCGTCTTGGGTCATGAAGCGGGACATATCGAAGGTCGTCACCTCTTACAACAAATGCGGCAAACGGCGATCGCTCGTGGTGTAGCGACAGCAGCGGGACTCGATCGTAGTACCTTAGCCGCGATCGGTGTCGAACTCGCTCTCAAGCGTCCCAACAGCCGCCAAGATGAGTTTGAGGCTGACGAAAGAGGTCTACGGATTTTAAGTAGAGCAGGCTACGCCCCATCTGCGATGGTCGCCTTTATGGAGAAACTCCTCCGAGGCGGATCGCTTCCTACCTTTTTGAGCACTCACCCCAACACGAAAGACCGGATTGAGGCACTCAAGCGCAGCATTAACACGACCAATACCACCACAAGCACTACCACCAGCAATACCAGTAACACTGGCAGCACTATCAGCTCTAGCAATGGCTTAGATAATGCGGCATACAAAGCCAAGATCCAGCCTCTGCTCAGTCGCTCTTGA
- a CDS encoding Fur family transcriptional regulator, giving the protein MQNEVAVSKPIRSLDDALNRCQVLGMRLSRQRRFILELLWQAQEHLSAREIYDRLNRQGKAIGHTSVYQNLEALSAQGIIECIERSDGRLYGNISDSHSHVNCLDTNQILDIHIELPEDIIRQIEAQVGVKITDYRIDFFGYRGAEAVAPQAS; this is encoded by the coding sequence ATGCAAAATGAAGTGGCAGTCTCAAAACCCATTCGCTCGCTAGACGATGCCTTAAACCGTTGCCAGGTTTTAGGAATGCGTCTGAGTCGTCAACGTCGCTTCATTTTAGAGTTGCTATGGCAGGCTCAGGAGCACTTGTCGGCTAGGGAAATCTATGACCGTCTCAATCGTCAGGGTAAGGCGATCGGGCACACATCGGTTTATCAAAACTTAGAGGCACTTTCGGCTCAGGGCATTATTGAATGTATTGAGCGCTCGGATGGCCGTCTTTATGGCAATATCAGCGATTCTCACAGTCATGTGAATTGCTTGGATACAAATCAGATTTTAGACATTCATATCGAGCTACCTGAAGACATCATTCGGCAGATTGAAGCGCAAGTTGGGGTCAAAATCACCGATTATCGGATTGATTTCTTTGGTTATCGTGGAGCTGAAGCGGTTGCTCCTCAAGCCTCTTGA
- a CDS encoding alpha/beta fold hydrolase: MVYYTATAEPWVTGKTEPSSDRETLVFLHGFGGGSSAYEWSKVYPAFASDYRILAPDLIGWGRSEHPERNYQIDDYLTTITEFLEQTCSGPTTVIASSLTAAFTIRVAIARPELFKSLILTTPAGLSDFGEDYTRSFFAQLVSTPIVDRLLYSAGVATTGGIRSFLEQRQFARPERVYSEIVTAYLESATQPNAEYAALAFVRGDLCFDLSQYITQLTVPTAIIWGRQSQFTGPEIGRRLADLNPQAIRVFKQLDEVGLTPQLELPGVTVGLIRQFLQDPRLK; this comes from the coding sequence ATGGTTTACTACACTGCCACCGCCGAGCCTTGGGTTACTGGCAAGACAGAACCCTCTAGCGATCGCGAAACCTTAGTGTTTCTACATGGGTTCGGGGGTGGTTCTTCCGCCTATGAATGGTCCAAAGTCTACCCAGCCTTTGCTAGCGACTACCGGATTCTGGCTCCCGACTTAATTGGCTGGGGTCGCTCTGAGCACCCTGAACGCAACTATCAAATTGACGACTACCTCACGACCATTACGGAGTTTTTGGAGCAAACCTGTTCTGGACCGACGACTGTGATTGCTTCGTCACTCACCGCAGCTTTCACAATTCGAGTGGCGATCGCTCGTCCAGAACTGTTCAAGTCTCTGATTTTGACGACCCCTGCGGGTCTCTCCGACTTTGGTGAAGACTACACCCGCAGCTTTTTTGCCCAACTGGTTAGCACTCCCATCGTCGATCGTCTCCTTTACAGTGCTGGAGTTGCTACAACTGGTGGCATTCGTAGCTTTCTGGAGCAACGCCAATTTGCCCGTCCGGAGCGTGTGTACTCAGAAATTGTTACTGCTTACCTAGAATCTGCGACCCAACCGAATGCTGAATATGCAGCACTGGCTTTTGTCCGGGGCGACTTGTGTTTTGATCTATCCCAGTACATCACTCAACTGACCGTTCCCACCGCAATTATTTGGGGTCGGCAGTCTCAGTTTACTGGGCCAGAAATTGGTCGCCGCTTAGCAGACCTGAATCCTCAAGCCATTCGAGTCTTCAAGCAGCTAGATGAGGTGGGCTTAACACCACAACTAGAGCTACCTGGCGTTACGGTTGGGTTGATTCGGCAGTTTCTCCAAGACCCCAGGCTTAAATAG
- a CDS encoding DUF3685 domain-containing protein produces MTELLVKLLLIDDDLVFRLGLRTWLEQFPDLQVVAEAETSTAALEILATSSPPDLAPDLALDLALDLAPAVLEPTNLAPLDSLKPLSDSPTVNLIILNLGLEEAVAPEVESQSSSVGLQLCQVLRQQHPQIPILLLSASQPDAMVAAARQIGVEGYCAKGTKASELLTAIRQVVTGQTYWPAELLTEAIAAEPMGVSTSDRTSTPIPAPLNPLLILWQNQRLAGLQQIDLALAEVTAQLRRPGLSVLDRAVLAGRWRELRAARWLVNRLLAPAGRPSSSLRDRPLVSTSARFATSDRRLTSPVASRSPASNSLPPTRSNLVASSSPASELAVRPLQSRLFDRTVSKLQSPLQNLTNHPLEIDILREEKKRELLYIILRKLEETLDELRFAEVQPAQLLEKHTAIIRDLWVATTTDFFGKYYTLRLGSLNLEVVSVLLQDAPTVQREMLNRIPLSLELFAYLLFQTPLVVDNVAYAADTPEALARAECLLQNLLVQVATSVMQPLLNRFADVEAIKQSFYDRRLISTREIERFRNSLSWKYRLEKFVDEPKAIFESQYELLVLDSRGIAKISIYAPRNQELRELSGLQLAVTLVLETRDAIAPRFRSAIAFFGSGLVYVLTEVVGRGIGLVGRGILQGIGSAWQDTTKFGKNGERPKQ; encoded by the coding sequence ATGACAGAATTGCTAGTGAAGTTGCTACTCATTGATGATGATTTGGTGTTCCGGCTGGGATTGCGTACTTGGCTGGAGCAGTTTCCTGATCTGCAAGTGGTTGCGGAAGCAGAGACAAGCACAGCCGCGCTAGAGATTTTGGCAACGTCTTCCCCGCCAGATCTCGCCCCAGATCTTGCCCTAGATCTTGCCCTAGATCTCGCGCCAGCCGTATTAGAGCCAACCAATCTAGCGCCACTCGATTCCCTAAAACCGTTGTCAGATAGCCCGACGGTAAACCTGATCATTCTGAATTTAGGGTTGGAGGAGGCCGTAGCCCCAGAGGTGGAGAGCCAAAGCTCATCAGTTGGGCTGCAACTCTGCCAAGTCCTAAGACAACAGCATCCGCAAATTCCGATTCTGCTTCTCAGTGCCTCCCAGCCCGATGCAATGGTGGCCGCAGCCCGACAAATCGGCGTAGAAGGATATTGTGCCAAAGGAACAAAAGCCTCAGAGTTATTAACCGCTATCCGCCAGGTCGTAACGGGGCAAACTTACTGGCCAGCCGAGCTTTTAACTGAGGCGATCGCAGCTGAGCCGATGGGCGTATCAACTAGCGATCGCACCTCTACGCCCATCCCCGCTCCTCTCAATCCCCTGCTGATTCTTTGGCAAAATCAACGCTTAGCAGGCTTACAGCAAATTGATTTAGCTTTAGCAGAGGTCACCGCCCAACTGCGAAGACCCGGATTGTCCGTCCTCGATCGCGCCGTTTTAGCTGGACGGTGGCGAGAACTGCGCGCGGCCCGCTGGCTTGTGAATCGGCTGCTAGCCCCGGCAGGTCGTCCTTCATCCTCACTACGCGATCGCCCATTGGTTTCTACATCAGCCCGATTTGCTACCAGCGATCGCCGTCTCACTTCACCTGTAGCTTCTAGGTCGCCAGCCTCTAACTCCCTACCACCGACTCGCTCCAATCTCGTCGCCAGTTCATCTCCTGCATCAGAATTGGCAGTGCGACCTTTGCAATCGCGGTTGTTTGATCGCACCGTGAGCAAGTTGCAATCTCCTTTGCAAAATCTCACAAATCACCCTTTAGAAATCGATATTCTGCGAGAGGAAAAGAAGCGAGAACTGCTCTATATCATTCTGCGTAAATTGGAGGAAACATTAGATGAGTTGCGATTTGCTGAGGTGCAACCCGCACAATTGCTAGAGAAACACACTGCAATTATTCGAGATTTGTGGGTAGCAACAACCACAGATTTTTTTGGTAAATACTATACGTTGCGGTTGGGATCGCTGAATTTAGAAGTTGTGAGTGTTCTGTTACAAGATGCCCCAACTGTTCAAAGGGAGATGCTGAATCGAATTCCCCTTAGCTTAGAACTGTTTGCCTATTTATTGTTTCAGACACCATTGGTTGTGGATAATGTGGCTTATGCCGCTGATACCCCTGAAGCCTTAGCACGAGCGGAATGCTTACTGCAAAATTTATTGGTTCAAGTTGCCACCTCGGTCATGCAACCCCTGCTAAATCGTTTTGCTGATGTAGAGGCAATCAAGCAGTCTTTTTACGATCGCCGTCTCATTTCTACTCGTGAAATTGAGCGATTTAGAAATAGTTTGTCTTGGAAATATCGGCTAGAAAAGTTTGTAGATGAACCGAAAGCAATTTTTGAAAGTCAATATGAATTACTAGTTTTAGATAGTCGAGGAATTGCTAAGATCTCAATTTATGCACCTCGCAACCAAGAACTCAGAGAACTATCAGGTTTGCAACTTGCTGTCACTTTGGTACTAGAAACTAGAGATGCGATCGCGCCCCGGTTTCGCTCTGCGATCGCGTTTTTTGGTAGTGGTTTAGTTTACGTTCTCACTGAAGTAGTTGGGCGAGGGATTGGGTTAGTGGGTCGCGGCATCTTGCAGGGCATTGGCAGCGCTTGGCAAGACACCACCAAGTTTGGTAAAAACGGTGAGCGTCCTAAACAATAA
- a CDS encoding DUF4330 domain-containing protein, translating to MAILDSQGRLFGKVSILDVGAALVILLVVIGIFLVPGTGSVAQINNATKPIEVDLIAKGLSVSNPQRFIQDFQSAKKTSLVIRNQPYGEVDLKSVQVLPRNVLITQPDGSVKVIPDPRSEMSYSTDLLITVGGRAQINEDGPVLGNSKIKIGSVVQLQGTLYDFNASVVDIRLNNN from the coding sequence ATGGCTATTTTGGACTCTCAAGGTCGTTTATTCGGCAAAGTTAGCATTCTCGATGTGGGTGCCGCTCTCGTGATCTTGCTGGTGGTCATTGGCATCTTTTTGGTTCCCGGTACCGGAAGCGTGGCTCAGATCAATAACGCAACGAAGCCGATTGAGGTTGACCTTATTGCCAAAGGCTTGAGTGTCAGCAATCCCCAAAGATTTATTCAAGACTTTCAAAGTGCCAAGAAGACCAGCCTTGTAATCCGCAATCAGCCTTATGGTGAAGTGGATCTCAAGTCGGTTCAGGTGTTACCTCGCAATGTTCTCATTACCCAACCAGACGGCTCGGTTAAAGTGATCCCCGATCCTCGCTCAGAGATGTCTTACAGCACCGATTTGCTGATTACGGTGGGTGGTAGAGCCCAAATTAACGAGGATGGTCCTGTTTTAGGGAACAGCAAGATCAAGATTGGCAGTGTTGTCCAGCTACAAGGTACTTTGTACGACTTCAATGCCAGCGTGGTTGACATCAGACTGAACAATAACTAG